A single Thermosynechococcus vestitus BP-1 DNA region contains:
- the trxA gene encoding thioredoxin: MATTRQFSSFSDLLATTDKPLLVDFYADWCGPCRMMAPILEQVKKYLKSEVEVVKIDSERYPQLTSQHHVQALPTLILFHRGRELQRWEGVQPPEVLIDAIRRL, from the coding sequence ATGGCAACCACACGTCAATTTAGTAGCTTTAGCGATCTCCTAGCCACAACGGATAAGCCCCTCTTGGTTGACTTTTATGCCGACTGGTGTGGCCCTTGCCGAATGATGGCTCCTATTTTAGAGCAGGTCAAGAAATATTTGAAATCCGAGGTCGAGGTGGTCAAAATTGATTCTGAGCGCTATCCTCAACTGACCAGTCAACACCACGTTCAGGCCCTGCCCACATTGATTCTTTTCCACCGAGGCCGTGAACTCCAGCGCTGGGAAGGGGTGCAACCGCCAGAAGTTCTGATTGATGCCATTCGTCGGCTGTAA
- a CDS encoding DUF445 domain-containing protein has protein sequence MADISYWTLLVPPLAGGVIGYFTNDLAITMLFRPYKPIYIGGKQVPFTPGLIPRNQERLARRIADAILGSLLTPEELQNLARRLLQVQRVKAVIHWLLQTSLSQIQAQSEQRSAQVLANILRDFFGSALPRLMKVWSRREDFLEPQLNQLFDQVLVELQLSDEQAEKLADWLLSVMLPPDRLRLAIIDFLTDRTINVLDQELRQNTSGTYWVVANLVGVRNTLIRLREYCLNEREACNRRLGDLITALALRQRLVEALQNLTLQSLPLGTVRELRQLFRQTVRSYIQEQGASVIETVSQTVEWETISLSILRRLRDSASLGASLEVVSDELALVLDRYLERDMELIVERAIPILDLDRVIVDRVKATSPENLELAIQGIVRSELQAIVRLGGILGFLIGVVQAGVLYWQSLQVP, from the coding sequence TTGGCAGACATCAGCTATTGGACATTGCTTGTACCACCGTTGGCGGGGGGGGTCATCGGCTACTTTACGAATGATTTAGCAATTACAATGCTCTTTCGCCCCTACAAGCCAATTTATATAGGCGGCAAGCAAGTCCCCTTTACTCCTGGTCTCATCCCCCGCAATCAGGAGCGGCTGGCCCGTCGAATTGCCGATGCGATTCTAGGTTCCCTCTTAACGCCCGAAGAGCTGCAAAACTTAGCGCGGCGTCTGTTGCAAGTGCAACGGGTGAAGGCGGTCATCCATTGGCTCCTACAAACCAGTCTTAGCCAAATTCAGGCTCAAAGTGAACAGCGATCGGCCCAAGTTTTGGCGAATATTCTGCGGGATTTTTTTGGCAGTGCCTTGCCCCGTTTGATGAAGGTGTGGTCGCGGCGGGAAGATTTTTTGGAGCCGCAACTCAATCAATTGTTTGATCAGGTATTAGTGGAGCTGCAACTGAGTGATGAGCAGGCGGAGAAACTAGCGGATTGGCTGCTGTCGGTTATGTTGCCCCCGGATCGCCTGCGATTGGCAATAATTGACTTTCTCACCGATCGCACCATTAATGTCCTCGATCAAGAGCTACGGCAAAATACCAGTGGCACCTACTGGGTCGTGGCTAATCTTGTGGGCGTGCGCAATACGTTGATTCGTCTACGGGAGTATTGTCTCAATGAACGGGAGGCCTGTAACCGCCGCCTCGGCGACTTGATTACGGCATTGGCACTGCGGCAGCGCTTGGTGGAAGCCCTGCAAAATCTCACCCTGCAAAGTTTGCCCCTCGGCACGGTGCGGGAGCTACGGCAACTGTTTCGGCAGACGGTGCGCAGTTATATCCAAGAGCAGGGCGCTAGCGTCATTGAAACGGTGAGTCAAACGGTGGAGTGGGAAACGATTTCCCTGAGTATTTTGCGGCGACTGCGAGATTCGGCGAGTCTGGGTGCCTCCTTAGAAGTGGTCAGCGATGAATTGGCTTTGGTGCTCGATCGCTATCTGGAACGGGATATGGAACTGATCGTTGAGCGGGCGATTCCGATTTTGGATTTGGATCGGGTAATTGTGGATCGGGTCAAGGCCACCTCCCCGGAAAATCTCGAACTAGCAATTCAGGGTATTGTTCGCAGTGAGTTGCAAGCGATTGTCCGCTTGGGGGGCATTCTTGGCTTTTTAATTGGTGTGGTACAGGCAGGCGTTTTGTACTGGCAAAGTTTGCAAGTGCCCTAA
- a CDS encoding DUF3318 domain-containing protein, translating into MTPEAEIRRLLDLMPASARMRCKLVARPQQSQVLRYRPPLPWGDRPIEINFRLWQHLDTPERDLLLLRAVAWFDTTGLIKLDLYQGLTVAGLGGTVLQVLQADPIGILVAGGLTTFAGLQVWQNTRGIPVEVAADRQALLLAQRRGYSEQEAAKALLSGVSRVAALERRPVLDVTELIRCQNLRQLAGESEVKVPV; encoded by the coding sequence ATGACCCCAGAAGCTGAGATTCGTCGTCTGCTTGATCTGATGCCGGCGTCGGCACGGATGCGCTGTAAGTTGGTTGCTCGACCGCAACAAAGCCAAGTCCTGCGCTACCGGCCCCCTCTCCCTTGGGGCGATCGCCCGATTGAAATTAACTTTCGCCTGTGGCAGCATCTCGATACCCCAGAGCGGGATCTGTTACTGCTGCGGGCAGTGGCCTGGTTTGACACCACTGGCTTGATCAAACTTGACCTCTACCAAGGGCTAACGGTGGCCGGCTTAGGGGGTACGGTCTTGCAGGTCCTCCAAGCAGACCCCATCGGTATTTTGGTGGCGGGGGGGCTAACCACCTTTGCGGGGCTGCAAGTGTGGCAAAATACGCGGGGGATTCCCGTGGAGGTGGCGGCTGATCGCCAGGCCCTGCTCTTGGCACAACGGCGCGGCTACAGTGAACAAGAGGCCGCCAAAGCGCTCCTTTCAGGGGTCTCTCGGGTGGCAGCGTTGGAACGCCGTCCCGTTCTGGATGTCACTGAACTGATTCGCTGCCAAAACCTGCGCCAGTTGGCGGGTGAGTCCGAAGTCAAAGTTCCAGTTTAG
- a CDS encoding FAD-dependent hydroxylase, with protein sequence MTSAFAPSEQSLVASPQDLPAVDVAIVGAGIVGLSLACALRNSGLAIALIEATPYRRENTKGQAYALHQVSRYFFEEIGVWDKLMPHVQPFEVVQLSDERFPLTVHFSPADLGTEALGYVGEHSAIAETLQSVLQSAGNVTFYCPWRVVTNEVHGDRAQLTLISGDPGEPKVAHLAARLVVAADGGKSPLRQQMGIEPKGWQYPQSCVVATLDVAHPQPVIAYERFWPTGPMGVLPLPRNRYRVVWTLPHPEAEAVAALDDRSFLATLQPYLDPQMAEITAVGDRFVFPAQFMQVNSYAADRFVVIGDAAHRCHPVGGQGLNLGLRDVWNLAQQILASPLEEIGDRRHLMHFHRQRWWQNVLTLAFTDFLNRLFSNTGWPLVAVRRCGLGLLCLLPPLKRLLLRFMAGLLLPLPGDREFPRGR encoded by the coding sequence ATGACATCGGCCTTTGCACCCTCAGAACAGTCGCTGGTTGCTTCTCCTCAAGATCTGCCCGCGGTGGATGTGGCGATTGTCGGTGCCGGGATTGTGGGTCTCAGTCTGGCCTGTGCGCTACGCAACAGTGGGCTAGCGATCGCCCTCATTGAGGCAACTCCCTACAGGCGGGAAAACACCAAGGGTCAAGCCTATGCCCTGCACCAAGTGTCTCGTTACTTCTTTGAGGAAATCGGGGTGTGGGATAAGCTTATGCCCCATGTGCAGCCCTTTGAGGTGGTGCAACTCTCCGATGAACGGTTTCCCTTGACAGTTCACTTTTCCCCAGCAGATCTGGGCACGGAAGCCCTTGGTTATGTGGGTGAGCACTCAGCGATCGCCGAGACCCTGCAGAGCGTTTTACAGTCTGCCGGCAATGTCACGTTCTACTGCCCGTGGCGGGTAGTGACCAACGAAGTCCACGGCGATCGCGCTCAGTTGACCCTCATTTCTGGTGACCCTGGGGAACCCAAGGTGGCTCACTTGGCAGCCCGTTTAGTGGTCGCCGCAGATGGTGGCAAGTCTCCCCTACGGCAGCAGATGGGGATTGAACCTAAGGGATGGCAATATCCTCAGTCCTGTGTGGTTGCCACCCTCGATGTTGCCCATCCCCAACCTGTGATTGCCTACGAGCGCTTTTGGCCGACAGGACCAATGGGCGTGCTACCCCTACCGCGGAATCGCTATCGAGTGGTTTGGACACTGCCCCACCCAGAGGCGGAAGCCGTTGCTGCCCTCGACGATCGCAGCTTTTTGGCAACACTTCAGCCCTATCTTGATCCCCAGATGGCGGAGATTACGGCTGTGGGCGATCGCTTTGTCTTTCCAGCCCAATTCATGCAAGTTAACTCCTACGCGGCGGATCGCTTTGTGGTTATTGGCGATGCAGCCCACCGCTGCCATCCCGTGGGGGGACAAGGACTCAATTTGGGACTACGGGATGTATGGAATCTGGCACAGCAGATTTTGGCTAGCCCCCTTGAGGAAATTGGCGATCGCCGACACCTGATGCACTTTCACCGCCAACGCTGGTGGCAAAATGTCTTGACCCTGGCCTTTACCGACTTCCTGAACCGTCTGTTTTCCAATACAGGGTGGCCTTTGGTGGCAGTACGCCGCTGCGGGCTGGGGCTGTTGTGCCTCTTGCCGCCGTTGAAGCGTTTGCTATTGCGCTTTATGGCCGGTCTTCTACTGCCCCTACCAGGCGATCGTGAATTCCCCAGAGGCCGTTAA
- a CDS encoding class I SAM-dependent methyltransferase, with translation MAATDDLEKIRRQFDYGPYPRVAIDKTPKDDPNVLFVHDLVTPFYVRDHRVPETKGKRILDAGCGTGYKSLVLAIANPGAEIVGIDLSPESVKLAADRLKFHHFDNVYFEVRSILDLPSWGEQFDYINCDEVLYLLPDPVEGLNALKSVLKPDGILRSNLHSALQRFPFFRAQNLFKLMGLMDENPEEMEMDIVREIMKELKDGVDLKARTWNPRYEQEEGSEALLANHLLVGDKGSTIRQLFQYLEAAGLEFIAMVNWRHWNLVDLFKDPENLPTFLALSLPDVPQSVQLEMYELLHPVHRLLDFWCSPQPRASLPELGEWSEEQWDQSTIHLHPQLCTEAIKEKWLGYLNDRMIVDLGTFMSFSSPTPVYVDALGLATLLPLFDHPLAFPDLCDRYQRLAPLDPLTLEPIEPRVARQQLQALLTRLELSLFVLVSLP, from the coding sequence ATGGCCGCTACGGATGATCTAGAGAAAATTCGCCGCCAATTCGACTATGGTCCCTATCCCCGTGTGGCCATTGACAAAACGCCCAAGGATGACCCGAACGTTCTTTTTGTCCACGATTTAGTGACCCCCTTTTATGTGCGGGATCATCGGGTACCAGAGACCAAAGGTAAGCGGATTCTCGATGCCGGCTGTGGCACGGGCTATAAGTCCTTAGTCCTGGCGATCGCTAACCCCGGCGCCGAAATTGTCGGTATTGATCTATCCCCTGAATCTGTGAAGTTGGCGGCGGATCGGCTCAAGTTCCATCACTTTGATAACGTTTACTTTGAGGTGCGCTCCATTTTGGATTTGCCCAGTTGGGGCGAGCAGTTTGACTACATCAATTGCGATGAGGTGTTATATTTGCTGCCTGACCCCGTTGAAGGCCTCAATGCCCTCAAAAGTGTCCTTAAGCCCGATGGCATTCTCCGTAGTAATCTCCACAGCGCGCTGCAACGCTTCCCCTTCTTTCGTGCCCAAAATCTCTTTAAGCTGATGGGCTTGATGGACGAAAATCCTGAAGAAATGGAAATGGACATCGTCCGCGAGATCATGAAAGAACTCAAGGATGGTGTGGATCTCAAAGCCCGCACCTGGAACCCCCGCTATGAACAGGAGGAGGGTAGTGAGGCGCTCTTGGCGAATCATCTACTGGTGGGAGATAAAGGAAGCACGATTCGCCAACTGTTTCAATACCTAGAAGCAGCGGGTTTGGAATTTATTGCCATGGTGAACTGGCGCCACTGGAATCTGGTGGATCTCTTCAAAGACCCAGAAAACCTGCCCACCTTTTTGGCCTTGAGCCTACCCGATGTGCCGCAGTCGGTGCAGTTGGAGATGTATGAGCTGCTGCATCCGGTGCATCGCCTCTTGGATTTTTGGTGTAGTCCGCAACCCCGTGCCTCTCTACCTGAGTTAGGGGAATGGTCTGAGGAGCAGTGGGATCAAAGTACGATTCATCTACATCCGCAACTGTGCACGGAGGCAATCAAGGAAAAATGGCTGGGGTACCTCAATGACCGCATGATTGTGGATCTGGGCACGTTTATGTCCTTCTCTAGTCCCACCCCTGTCTATGTGGATGCCCTTGGGCTGGCAACCCTACTGCCCCTGTTTGATCACCCCTTGGCTTTTCCAGACTTGTGCGATCGCTATCAACGCTTGGCACCCCTTGACCCGCTCACACTCGAACCCATTGAACCAAGGGTGGCACGACAACAACTGCAAGCCCTCCTGACCCGCTTGGAACTCAGTTTGTTTGTTCTCGTCAGCCTACCCTAG
- a CDS encoding DUF819 domain-containing protein — translation MDESLILWGILLTLTALGLWLEHRFRWAARLGSSLIILILAAVCANVGILPQQSAVYDTIYDTMTSLAIVWLLLLVNLQDVRRLGRSALLAFGLASFGTLVGAFLASVLFHSRFLEDTPRLAGSLAASYIGGSLNFVGVGRALNLSDLLFSAATTADNLLTAIWLATTLSLPSLLARFYPPQEEGEAVTVTSLPTASAIAPLDLAILLSLAVAVLVLSRALQQFWPLVPTIVWLTTLSLALAQFQWMRYLRGTGALGMFGLNLFFTVIGAGTHVPSLIPVGLEMILFTTVIVVSHGLVTFGLGALLKLDVELLALASQAAIGGPTTAVAQATGRHQPQLLGVGMILGLLGYAIANYLGLALAQVLGWIGLG, via the coding sequence ATGGATGAATCCTTAATCCTTTGGGGCATCCTATTGACCCTGACGGCCCTCGGGCTATGGCTAGAGCATCGCTTTCGCTGGGCAGCACGGTTGGGGTCTTCACTGATCATTTTGATTTTGGCGGCCGTCTGCGCCAATGTTGGTATTCTTCCCCAGCAATCTGCGGTCTATGACACCATCTACGACACCATGACCTCGTTGGCGATTGTCTGGCTACTGCTGCTGGTAAATTTACAGGATGTGCGGCGCTTGGGGCGATCGGCCCTGTTGGCCTTTGGCCTTGCCAGTTTTGGCACCTTGGTGGGTGCGTTCCTTGCCAGTGTACTGTTCCATAGTCGGTTTTTGGAGGATACCCCCCGCTTGGCGGGAAGTTTGGCAGCCAGCTATATTGGCGGCAGCCTGAACTTTGTGGGGGTGGGGCGCGCCCTGAACCTTTCGGATTTGCTCTTTAGTGCGGCCACGACGGCAGATAACCTGCTCACGGCCATTTGGCTGGCAACCACGCTGAGTCTGCCTTCGCTGTTGGCGCGCTTTTATCCACCCCAGGAGGAGGGGGAAGCGGTTACCGTCACCTCCCTGCCCACCGCCTCAGCGATCGCTCCCCTAGATTTAGCGATTCTCCTCAGCTTGGCCGTGGCTGTCTTGGTCCTGTCAAGGGCACTGCAGCAGTTTTGGCCGCTCGTTCCCACCATTGTCTGGCTCACCACCCTCAGCTTAGCATTGGCGCAATTTCAGTGGATGCGCTATCTGCGGGGCACGGGGGCTTTGGGGATGTTTGGCCTGAATCTTTTTTTTACAGTGATTGGTGCCGGTACCCATGTGCCATCCCTAATTCCGGTGGGACTGGAAATGATTCTCTTTACCACTGTGATTGTTGTTAGCCACGGTCTTGTCACCTTTGGTCTGGGAGCCCTCCTGAAGTTGGATGTGGAACTGTTGGCTCTTGCCTCCCAAGCGGCTATTGGCGGGCCTACCACTGCCGTTGCCCAAGCCACTGGTCGGCATCAGCCCCAATTGCTAGGTGTAGGGATGATATTGGGATTGCTGGGATACGCGATCGCCAACTATTTGGGATTGGCCCTTGCCCAAGTTCTGGGCTGGATTGGCCTAGGGTAG
- a CDS encoding VWA domain-containing protein, whose protein sequence is MTRRRQLWYYPLFQIPLILFIGCVLLALLFSLLNWGRPSVALVLALDLSGSTFGNHPLQFNQPQTALAQQVLAAKRYLQRNQRDLANPNAVMIHGFGRNVVFLTPRFETNSDLLLTQLDQALNRSDLLTQVDPTAKNLSGAIAIATQQLQQLPNRCRELLLITHGAAPVDAGVVATARQQRVKINAIVLGDQAPQLAAATAATGGQYRSAPVALLEEVVGQTFFESVNRNPRWPIFWGGMAVVCFMWLVVLPLDRWVLQGWLHLPMNLAGQIALLNAFFWTVAIPVILWRFPGWPFVQTC, encoded by the coding sequence ATGACCCGTCGGCGACAACTGTGGTATTACCCTCTTTTTCAGATTCCCCTCATTCTCTTCATAGGCTGTGTCCTCCTGGCGCTGCTCTTCTCGCTGTTGAATTGGGGACGCCCCAGTGTCGCCCTTGTTCTCGCCCTTGATCTCAGCGGCAGTACGTTTGGCAATCATCCATTGCAATTTAATCAACCACAAACCGCCCTGGCCCAACAGGTGCTCGCTGCCAAGCGCTACTTACAACGCAACCAACGGGATCTGGCAAATCCCAACGCAGTGATGATCCACGGCTTTGGTCGCAATGTGGTGTTTCTTACGCCCCGGTTTGAGACCAATAGTGATCTGCTCCTCACCCAACTCGATCAAGCCCTCAATCGCAGTGATTTGTTAACGCAGGTGGATCCGACTGCCAAAAATCTTTCGGGGGCGATCGCCATCGCCACCCAACAACTGCAACAACTGCCCAATCGCTGCCGTGAACTGCTCCTCATTACCCATGGTGCAGCCCCTGTAGACGCGGGGGTGGTTGCCACTGCCCGTCAGCAACGGGTGAAAATCAATGCCATTGTCCTGGGTGATCAGGCTCCGCAACTGGCTGCAGCCACCGCAGCCACGGGTGGGCAATACCGCTCTGCCCCCGTCGCCCTTCTCGAGGAAGTGGTGGGCCAAACCTTTTTTGAAAGCGTCAATCGCAACCCCCGCTGGCCAATCTTTTGGGGTGGCATGGCCGTCGTTTGTTTCATGTGGCTTGTGGTCTTGCCCTTGGATCGCTGGGTATTGCAGGGGTGGTTGCATTTACCCATGAATCTGGCGGGTCAAATTGCCTTGCTCAATGCTTTTTTCTGGACCGTGGCAATTCCCGTGATTCTCTGGCGATTTCCGGGCTGGCCCTTTGTGCAAACCTGTTGA
- the dapF gene encoding diaminopimelate epimerase — MSLSFQKYQGLGNDFLLIDNRHQEELLLTPEQAQFWCDRHFGVGADGVIFLLRGTGESDYRMRMYNADGSVAQMCGNGIRCLAKFIFALEGRSAGEIVRYRIDTLAGLIVPEVQADGQVTVDMGKPRLLAQQIPTTLAAADQKVVDVPLTVGDRQWLVTCVSMGNPHCVTFVEDVAALDLAVLGPQFEHHPAFPQRTNTEFVQVLGSDRLRMRVWERGAGMTLACGTGACATLVAAVLTGCLSPGGDQAQATVELPGGDLQIRWDLPSQHLYMTGPALAVFSGTLP; from the coding sequence ATGAGCCTATCTTTTCAGAAGTACCAAGGGTTAGGTAACGATTTCCTCCTCATTGATAATCGCCATCAGGAAGAGCTGCTCTTAACCCCGGAACAAGCCCAATTCTGGTGCGATCGCCACTTTGGCGTCGGGGCCGATGGTGTCATTTTTTTACTGCGGGGAACTGGGGAAAGCGACTACCGCATGCGGATGTACAACGCTGATGGCTCCGTGGCGCAAATGTGCGGCAATGGCATTCGCTGTTTGGCCAAGTTCATTTTTGCCCTTGAGGGTCGCTCTGCTGGTGAAATTGTCCGCTACCGCATTGACACCCTGGCCGGTCTCATTGTACCGGAGGTACAGGCGGATGGTCAGGTCACGGTGGATATGGGCAAACCCCGACTTTTGGCGCAGCAGATTCCCACCACCTTAGCAGCCGCAGATCAAAAGGTGGTTGATGTCCCCCTAACGGTGGGCGATCGCCAGTGGTTGGTGACCTGCGTGAGTATGGGCAATCCCCACTGTGTCACCTTTGTGGAGGATGTGGCTGCCCTAGATTTAGCCGTCCTTGGTCCACAGTTTGAGCATCACCCCGCTTTTCCCCAGCGCACCAATACTGAGTTTGTGCAAGTCCTAGGGAGCGATCGCCTGCGGATGCGCGTCTGGGAACGGGGAGCCGGTATGACCCTTGCCTGTGGAACGGGGGCCTGTGCCACCCTCGTCGCTGCTGTTTTGACCGGTTGCCTGAGTCCTGGGGGCGATCAAGCCCAAGCCACGGTTGAACTGCCAGGGGGTGATCTCCAGATTCGCTGGGATTTACCTAGCCAACATCTGTATATGACCGGACCTGCCCTCGCAGTCTTTAGCGGTACCTTGCCCTAG
- a CDS encoding Hfq-related RNA-binding protein, whose amino-acid sequence MTDEFNTALPSIRQVQTFIKDSTEVEVKLSTSDLVVGKVRWQDMNCLCVVDHYDQPTIIWKQAIVFIKPKLA is encoded by the coding sequence ATGACGGATGAATTTAACACGGCACTGCCTAGCATTCGCCAAGTACAGACCTTCATTAAAGATAGCACCGAGGTTGAAGTCAAGCTCAGCACCAGCGATCTCGTGGTTGGTAAAGTGCGCTGGCAGGATATGAATTGCCTCTGCGTTGTCGATCACTATGATCAACCCACAATTATTTGGAAGCAGGCCATTGTCTTTATTAAACCGAAGCTAGCCTAA
- the larC gene encoding nickel pincer cofactor biosynthesis protein LarC, translating into MTVAYFDCPAGVAGDMCLGALLDLGVPLDYLQSQLAKLGIANEFELTTETVQRRGQRGLKAQVHLRDRHGHHHRHWPEIADQICAAHLPDRARDWSLKVFEALAIAEGAVHGIEPEKVHFHEVGAVDALVDIVGTCLGLDYLDVRQVYCSALPTGGGTVKAAHGQLPVPVPAVLELCQRYRVPLYSNGIEKELVTPTGAALVCALSAGFGAPPAMTLQRVGLGAGTQELPLPNLLRLWLGTVPAPPETGTAKTIVELQTQLDDMPPQALSYACEQLYAAGALEVFCQPITMKKSRLGVLVTVLCPPSAEAACVQTLFRETTTLGLRRQVQERYILERQMREIPTPFGTVRVKVAEHQGQRLNVQPEYEDCAALARQHQQPWQVVYQEALAVALKLWPLG; encoded by the coding sequence ATGACCGTTGCCTATTTTGACTGCCCCGCTGGTGTGGCTGGGGATATGTGCTTGGGTGCCCTCCTTGATTTGGGGGTTCCCCTTGACTATCTCCAAAGCCAATTGGCAAAGTTAGGGATTGCCAATGAGTTTGAGTTGACCACGGAAACGGTGCAGCGCAGGGGCCAGCGGGGGTTAAAAGCACAGGTACATCTGCGCGATCGCCACGGCCATCACCATCGCCATTGGCCAGAGATTGCCGACCAAATCTGCGCCGCCCATCTGCCCGATCGCGCCCGCGACTGGAGCCTTAAGGTGTTTGAAGCCTTGGCCATTGCGGAAGGGGCCGTACACGGCATTGAGCCAGAAAAAGTGCATTTCCATGAAGTGGGGGCGGTGGATGCCCTTGTGGATATTGTTGGCACCTGCTTAGGGTTGGATTATCTCGATGTGCGTCAGGTTTACTGCTCGGCTCTACCCACCGGGGGCGGAACGGTCAAGGCAGCCCATGGTCAACTGCCGGTGCCGGTGCCTGCGGTGCTAGAACTCTGCCAAAGGTACCGCGTCCCCCTCTATAGCAATGGCATCGAAAAAGAACTGGTCACACCGACGGGAGCTGCCCTAGTTTGTGCCCTGAGTGCGGGTTTTGGTGCGCCTCCCGCCATGACCCTCCAGCGGGTAGGACTCGGTGCTGGCACTCAAGAGTTGCCCCTACCCAATCTCTTGCGCCTCTGGTTGGGAACGGTACCCGCCCCCCCAGAAACAGGAACGGCAAAAACGATTGTGGAACTGCAAACCCAACTGGATGACATGCCCCCCCAAGCCCTTAGCTATGCCTGCGAACAACTCTATGCCGCCGGTGCCCTTGAGGTCTTTTGTCAGCCGATAACGATGAAAAAATCGCGCTTAGGGGTGTTGGTTACAGTACTGTGTCCCCCCAGTGCTGAGGCTGCCTGTGTGCAGACACTCTTCCGGGAAACCACAACCCTGGGGCTACGGCGTCAAGTACAGGAGCGCTATATTCTAGAGCGGCAAATGCGGGAAATCCCAACCCCCTTTGGGACAGTGCGGGTGAAAGTAGCGGAGCACCAAGGACAGCGGCTCAATGTCCAGCCGGAATACGAAGACTGTGCCGCCCTTGCTCGTCAACATCAGCAACCTTGGCAGGTGGTCTATCAAGAGGCTTTGGCAGTGGCACTGAAACTGTGGCCCTTAGGCTAG
- a CDS encoding MGMT family protein, whose amino-acid sequence MKMDTGALTFQQKIYWLVKQIPLGRVATYGQIAALCGWPRHGRYVGYALYRVAPNSDIPWHRVVNAQGKISYAPQRRGTDELQRWRLAAEGIIFTAGDRINLRRYQWQPPATVYQQLIWPEGAATDSAKAKVG is encoded by the coding sequence ATGAAGATGGACACAGGGGCACTAACGTTTCAACAAAAAATTTATTGGCTAGTGAAGCAAATTCCCCTAGGGCGTGTGGCTACCTATGGCCAAATTGCCGCCCTGTGTGGCTGGCCTCGCCATGGGCGCTATGTGGGCTATGCCCTCTATCGGGTGGCACCCAATTCTGACATTCCATGGCACCGCGTGGTCAATGCCCAAGGCAAAATTTCCTATGCGCCCCAACGCCGCGGGACAGATGAATTACAGCGCTGGCGCCTAGCGGCAGAGGGGATTATTTTTACGGCGGGCGATCGCATTAACTTGAGGCGCTACCAATGGCAGCCCCCCGCCACGGTGTATCAACAGTTGATTTGGCCAGAGGGGGCAGCAACAGATTCTGCAAAAGCAAAAGTGGGATGA
- a CDS encoding V4R domain-containing protein yields the protein MTMTRSRSQAAAGDRSSVNHLLRKKYPKRHHHYAFWDFFQFDSDRGTYTDWNNARNLLVTEDFIIGLIEGLEEEVGPASSVVMYKIGEEWGRCDAQFFAEWFPSEYGYEQGIKQMRLSYVLEAWWWPCTTQGWGNWEVDLSEQKHGFMFINIFDSVVARTLGDVGRPVCHLYAGLFAGFFSGLVQKELSCIEIQCYAMGETYCKFLLGKQDRIDAAAFWQNEGASAKDIERRLRSGELVYGKPQR from the coding sequence ATGACCATGACCCGTTCCCGATCCCAAGCCGCCGCTGGCGATCGCTCCAGTGTTAACCATCTCCTGCGCAAAAAATACCCGAAACGCCACCATCACTACGCTTTTTGGGACTTCTTTCAATTCGATAGCGATCGCGGTACCTACACTGATTGGAACAATGCCCGCAACCTCCTAGTCACCGAAGACTTCATCATTGGCCTCATTGAAGGCCTGGAAGAGGAAGTTGGCCCTGCTTCCAGCGTCGTTATGTACAAAATTGGCGAAGAATGGGGGCGGTGCGATGCCCAGTTTTTTGCAGAGTGGTTTCCCAGTGAATATGGCTATGAGCAGGGGATCAAGCAAATGCGGCTTTCCTATGTCCTCGAAGCTTGGTGGTGGCCCTGCACAACCCAAGGCTGGGGGAACTGGGAAGTGGATCTCAGCGAGCAAAAGCACGGCTTCATGTTCATCAATATCTTTGATTCGGTTGTGGCGCGTACCTTGGGGGATGTTGGCCGACCCGTGTGCCACCTCTATGCAGGCCTCTTTGCCGGTTTCTTCAGTGGCTTAGTTCAAAAGGAACTCAGTTGTATTGAAATCCAGTGCTACGCTATGGGGGAAACCTACTGCAAGTTCCTTCTCGGCAAACAGGATCGCATTGATGCCGCTGCCTTCTGGCAAAACGAGGGAGCTTCCGCCAAAGATATTGAAAGACGCCTCCGCAGTGGAGAACTGGTCTATGGAAAACCTCAACGGTAA